The Fibrobacterota bacterium genome includes a region encoding these proteins:
- a CDS encoding LOG family protein, translated as MKTPPFDEHTLGQIESLLDAAQAPSDPLQRELMGEIIRAALQLGRDGAGTGEIKLMAKSVRELRHALNVFRPFRGRRKISVFGSARTPPDHPDYIRARDFCAAMARRGWMSITGAGPGIMSAGNEGAGPGNSFGLSIKLPWETNENEFLRGDPKLIVFRYFFTRKLMFAMGADAMAVFPGGFGTMDECFELLTLIQTGKSPLIPIVFLAGGDADYWKAFDAFVREHLLANQLIDSLDMNLFRTFLDVEEAAAYVERFYRVYHSSRFVDRLLAIRIRKPLSAAQVEDLNAGFGDLCVRGRIEQRRALPGEDDWQDLPRLTMEFDRKHYSKLRMLLDRINGIDPPEAKAG; from the coding sequence ATGAAGACTCCTCCCTTCGATGAACATACCCTAGGCCAAATCGAAAGCTTGCTCGATGCGGCGCAAGCCCCTTCCGATCCCCTGCAACGCGAGCTGATGGGCGAAATCATCCGGGCGGCCTTGCAGCTGGGCCGCGACGGGGCCGGCACCGGCGAGATCAAGCTGATGGCCAAGAGCGTGCGCGAGCTGCGGCATGCCTTGAACGTGTTCCGGCCGTTCCGCGGCCGCCGCAAGATTTCCGTCTTCGGATCGGCGCGCACCCCGCCCGATCACCCCGACTATATCCGCGCCCGCGATTTCTGCGCGGCCATGGCGCGCCGGGGTTGGATGTCCATCACGGGCGCGGGCCCCGGGATCATGAGCGCCGGCAACGAAGGGGCCGGGCCCGGCAACTCCTTCGGGCTTTCCATCAAGCTCCCTTGGGAGACCAACGAGAACGAGTTCCTGCGCGGCGATCCCAAGCTGATCGTCTTCCGCTACTTCTTCACGCGCAAGCTGATGTTCGCCATGGGCGCCGACGCCATGGCCGTCTTTCCCGGCGGCTTCGGAACCATGGACGAATGCTTCGAGCTATTGACCTTGATCCAAACCGGGAAATCGCCCCTCATCCCCATCGTGTTCCTGGCGGGCGGGGATGCGGACTACTGGAAGGCCTTCGACGCATTCGTGCGCGAGCATCTGCTGGCCAACCAGCTCATCGATAGCCTGGATATGAACCTCTTCCGCACCTTCCTGGACGTAGAAGAGGCGGCCGCCTACGTGGAACGCTTCTACCGCGTATACCACAGCTCCCGCTTCGTGGACAGGCTGCTCGCCATCCGCATCCGCAAGCCATTGTCCGCGGCGCAAGTGGAGGATTTGAACGCCGGCTTCGGAGACCTGTGCGTGCGCGGCCGTATCGAGCAGCGGAGAGCGCTCCCGGGCGAGGACGATTGGCAGGATCTGCCGCGCCTGACCATGGAGTTCGATCGCAAGCATTACAGCAAGCTGCGCATGCTGCTGGATCGGATTAATGGGATCGATCCGCCCGAAGCCAAAGCGGGGTAA